Genomic DNA from uncultured Flavobacterium sp.:
GATCTAAAGTTCTTGGATAACCATCGAATAAAAAACCATTGGTATCAGGATGTTTGTTTACTTCGTCAATTAACATTGCAGTTGTAACTTCGCAAGGAACAAGTTCTCCATTGTCCATAAAAACTCTTGCTTTTTTACCTAAATCTGTGTCATTTTTTAAATTGTAACGAAAAATATCTCCAGTTGAAAGGTGTGTTAATTTGTATTTTTCTTTTAAAAATTCAGCCTGAGTTCCTTTTCCTGCTCCTGGTTTTCCAAATAAAACAATATTAATCATAATATGAGTGAGTGTTGTTACTTCTGTTTTTTATAAGAAGTTTTAAATGAATATATAGTTGTGTGTGTTTTTAATTATTCGGCTAATTTATAGACCTCAGCAAGATTTCTTCCTAAACCATTGTAGTCTAATCCGTAGCCAACGATGAATTTATTTGGAATTCTGATTCCGATATAATCTATTTTAATGTCCTTTTTATAGGCTTCCGGTTTAAAGAACAAAGTGGCAATTTTAAAATGTTTTACATTTTGTTGTTTAAACATGCGCTTTAGTTCTTCGACCGTATTTCCGGTATCGACAATGTCTTCGATAAGAATAACGGATCTGCCGGATAAATCCTGATTGATTCCAATTAATTCTTTTACGGTATTGGTGGTTTCAGTTCCTTCGTAAGATGACATTTTGATAAATGAAACCTCACAATGGTGTTTGTATTTCTTTAAAAAATCGGCAACAACCATAAATGCGCCATTCAAAACACCAATAAAAATTGGCGTATCATCTCCAAAATCATCTTCTACTTGTGCTACTATTTTGGTCAAAGCAAAATCAATTTCTTTAGCCGAAATAAACGGAACAAATTGTTTATCGTGAAGTTGTATCATTATTTTTATGTTTAAAATAATGCGCAAAGATACAGAATTACAACCAAACTGTAAGTATCAAAATATGTCGCGAACATATTTTTTTAAGATTGTTAAATATGGCCAAAGATTTACATTTATTTCCTTTGAAATATTTAATATTTCATTAAATTGTTGTCCTTTAAACTTTTAACCCCAAACCACTATGAAAAATATTTCGCAAATATTATCTATATCCTTTCTTGTTGTACTGACAGCCTGCAATGGACAATCGAAAGAAGAAAAAATAGCGCTCTCTAAACAACCTTCGACAGTTGTAAAAACTGCTATTGGCGACCTTACTTTGCCTGCACCATACGCCACCGAATCAAAAACAAAGGACAGTAAAGTTCTTGGCTGGCCCGAAGGCAAAACACCAAAAGCACCTGAAGGTTTTACGGTTACAAAATTTGCCGATGGTTTTGAAAATCCCCGTTGGAGTTATATTAGTCCTAACAATGATATTTTTGTTGTTGAAAGCGGAACAAGAACAAGTAAAAATCAAATTATAATTCTTCGTGACAAGGATAAAGACGGGAAATTTGAAACTCGCGAAGTTTTTTTAACAGGCCTGAACAGACCTTTTGGAATGCTAATTTTAAAAGACTTTTTTTATGTTGCAAATACTGACGGATTATATCGCTATCCTTATAAAAATGCTCCTTTAAAATTAGAAACACAAGGAGTGAAAATTGTCGAACTTC
This window encodes:
- the hpt gene encoding hypoxanthine phosphoribosyltransferase, coding for MIQLHDKQFVPFISAKEIDFALTKIVAQVEDDFGDDTPIFIGVLNGAFMVVADFLKKYKHHCEVSFIKMSSYEGTETTNTVKELIGINQDLSGRSVILIEDIVDTGNTVEELKRMFKQQNVKHFKIATLFFKPEAYKKDIKIDYIGIRIPNKFIVGYGLDYNGLGRNLAEVYKLAE